CCGGCGACGTCGCGGCCGCTCACCGCACTGCAGACCGAGGAGCTCGTCCAGCAGCTGGTCGCCGACGGAGCGCGGCACACCCTCGAGGAGCAGGGCGCCGTCGACTTCTCCTTCCAGTGGACCGAGCGTGGCCGCGTCCGCGGAAACGCCTTCAGGCAGCGCTCGACCTACGCGATCGCGCTGCGGGCGATCCCCAACGCGATCCCCTCCTTCGGCGACCTCCGGCTGCCGGCGGTCGTGGAGCGGCTGGTGGAGCTGCCCCGCGGTCTGAT
The window above is part of the Candidatus Dormiibacterota bacterium genome. Proteins encoded here:
- a CDS encoding type IV pili twitching motility protein PilT; this translates as MPNDSVSIGPLLDALFDQGATDLLLSVGAPPSLRIDGRLTPATSRPLTALQTEELVQQLVADGARHTLEEQGAVDFSFQWTERGRVRGNAFRQRSTYAIALRAIPNAIPSFGDLRLPAVVERLVELPRGL